Sequence from the Peromyscus maniculatus bairdii isolate BWxNUB_F1_BW_parent chromosome 11, HU_Pman_BW_mat_3.1, whole genome shotgun sequence genome:
TGTAGTTAGAGTTAGTGTTAAAAGTCCATTTCATGCTTTACCAACAACCCCCTAGTGGGTATTCATGGACAAAGGGGATGAAAAGAAACTCTACCCTGCTCCATTCAGATGGGCTTCTACTCCTAAAATGCACTTCAGCTGAAAGAGTGTGTCTGGGGTGCGAGTGCCAAAGAGGGGGTGCTGAGCCTCCCACTGCTGCCCCTGTGAGCCCACACCTCTGAGAGGTCCTAGGCCCTTGCTGCTGCAGAGCCAGCCTCGACAGTGCCCACTTTCCTACACCGACCCCAGCTGCACTGCAGGAGAAGCCGCACTGTGGGGCCCTCCCGCGCCGCCCCCCCTCTCTACAACACACTGTCGGACCACTAGCATGTTGTCGCTGTCCTAACAGTCTAGACACAGTGGCTCTCGCTGACTCTGCATAGCATGTGTTGTGCCAAAGGCATCACTCACAGCCACAGATGGTAGAGGGGGACTCTAATGGAAATAAAGTCAACATTGCATATCAAACTGACACTTTAAGGTACATCTTCAAGGGAAAACCACTCACTTCCTAAGAATTTCATAAAATTGGCAGAAATATCTGATCTACCAGATACACCCAAAAATCTCAAATGTACAAAATTTATGTAAAACTGGATAATACGCTgtcagaaaaagaacaaaattacttCTTAGCAATAGAATCTATGGAAACTATTGTGAATGAAATACTTAGCAATAGAAGCTGTGGGAACTATTGTGAATGAAATAGTTAGCAACAGAATCTATGGGAACTATTGTGAATGAAATGCTTGGCAAAGGATTTAGGAGaatggggctgaggatgtagctcagtggttgggtATTTGTACAGCCTATGTGAGGCCCAGCCAACGTCATACTTAATGgacaaagaactgaaaagaatttctgtgcattcaggaagaaggaaagggtgcCAGTCACTGCTCAATTTTGTATAATACtaagaagttttaaaaagagcaaacaggcaaaagagagacaggaaataaaaacaaagtggaaGGTCATCTGTTAGGTTTGCCCTGTGACTATATATGTAGGAAAGTAGACTCCACACAAGGCTATTGGAACTGACAAATTCAGTAACATAGCAGAACACCAAATcaacatacaagaaatacacaaCAGGTGActtgctggtcatggtggcgcacacctgtgtACTAggtacctgggaggctgaggaagaaggttTTCATGAATCCCCAAGTTTGAGACCGATCTAGCCAACACAGCaagaatacatctttaaaaactctttacctctggggctggagatatggcccagcagttaagaggctTTACTGCTctgcagaagatccaggtttggtttccagcactgaCATGATTGCAGATGGACACTTTTCTCGGTCCCGCCCTGgtcccacagtcctgcagccacttttaaaataatcacacagaggcttaatattaattacatgctatttggtctatggctcaggcttcttactagctagctctctcgtcttaaattaacccatttctatcgaTCTATGTAATGCCATGTAGTTGTGGCATTACCGGtttgctggcatgttgctccttgggcagcgggctggcatctctctgactacacctttcttctccctgtatctttgcttggatttcccatctaactataacctgtcttgccataggccagagcagcttctttgttaatcaatagtagcaacacatattcacaacacacagaaagaccaccccacagcacatGACAGCTCACGAACATCTGTTACTCTAGtgccagggtatctgacaccttcCTATAGCCTCTCAGGGTACAAGGCTTACACAtggtacaaacacatacattcaggcaaaacacgcATATggatgacagggtttctctgtgcagccctggctctcTAGGAAATTGCTttgtatagactaggctggctctgaaatcacagagatctgcccgtctctgtctcttgagtgctgggattaaaggtgtgctccatcatgcccagctggcataaaatattttttaatttaattaaaaatcctTATTGTCTCTGTATCCAAAAAAATAAACTTGGTGAGCAGGAGACACTAAGTCAGCCATCCTCGTAGTTGTAAATAGTTAAACAGCAAAGTAAAACTTACCAATGAAATAATAGACTTCAACAATGAAAGTTACATAATATTGATGAAAAATTGAAGTAGATACACAAAATAATGGAAGTATCCACATATatgattttttataatttttttatacaCTGAAATTTTACTCTTATCAACATATTAAAAAAACTGACGCgccaggtggtgcacacctttaatcccagcacttgggaggcagaggcaggcagatctctgtgagttcgaggccagcctggtctacagagtgagttccaggacaggcaccaaaactacacagagaaaccttgtcttgaaaagcaaaacaaaacaaaacaaaaaacaaacaagcaaataaaaagaaaacgaAAAAACTGACTCAAACTGGGcttggtgccacacacctttaatccaggccagccaggttacgtggagggaccctgtctcaaatcaaaatgaaacaaaataaacctcGAAATGAATCAAATACCTAAGTGTAAGACCAGAAATAACTGAAAGAAATCATAGGGAATACAAGTGAAGATATTGGTATAGACAAAGATTTTCCAGATTGGAGTTCaaaggcaaacacacacaaaaaaattgagAAACAGTGTTTGACTAAACCAAGTAGCTTCTGTAGAGCAGAGAGAGTAATCAACAGAGTGAGATGGACAGGTGGACAGAAGATGATGTGCAGAGCGGAAGATAGCTGCCAACTAGTCATGTGACGGGGACTAATAGCTAGAATAGAGGAGggccatttaaaaacaacaacaaaacacccaagTAACCCACGTGTAAAAGGAGTAAATGATCTGGAGACActcctcaaaacaacaacaccccccccacccacacacaaataacaaatggccaagaaatagaTGAAAAAATTCCCGGTATCCTTagacatcagagaaatgcagaCAAACCTACAATAATATCCCACCCCAACTAAAATAACTATCATTGTTTTAATACTGATAAGAATGCAGAGGAAAGGAACTTTTAAACACTGCTATCGGGGTATAAACTATACAGTTattatggaaaacagtatggatctttctcaaaaaaaattctaaaaaatagtATTATTCCCTCAAAACACCAAGAATAAATTTTCCATCTAATTCTCTCCCGGGGCACTTCCTGCTGCACTCTAAAGTGGATAAAATCAGCATACAAAAGAGATGCCCTCACATTCATATGTGTTGTGGCAGTCACAATAGCTAAATTATGGAATTAGCTGAGGGGCTCACCAACAAGCAGCAAGGATAAAAAAGTGTGATGTGCATACACGATAACATCCCATCACACTATGACAAATAAGAATGAAATgagctggagagatatctcagaaGTCAATGAAGTGCTTGTCATGCAGGCCggtggacctgggttcagatcctcagcacccacattaaaacaGGCACAGTTCCAAGTGCCAGCCACCCTGGTACAGGGGccgcagggacaggaggatctctggggcgtTTTGGCTAGTCAATCGAGTCAAATCAGagagcaccaggttcagtgacaggctctgcctcaaaatataaggtggagagcaggagagatggctccgcggcTAAGAGTCCTTGCTCTTGCAGGGCAACCAAGCATGgacgtgatggctcacaaccatttgtaactctagttccaggagatctgatgccctcttctgacctccatgtataccagacacagacatggtgcacatacatacatgcaagcaaaacatttatacacataaaatttaaaaaaaaaaaaacctttaaaaatgtaaattataaggtggagagtgactgaagagCGACTTCCAACACTGACCTTTACACACAGAACCATACACTTGCTATAATTTGTAGATAATGTAGGGAACTAGAGCTTACTGTGTTAAATGTAACATCAGACATAGAAGGATAAGTACCATATCTCCTTCACATGTAGAAGCCAAAACAAGTTGACTTGGAAAGGGAAACACTGTTGCTGGAGGTTAGGAAGTGTGtggaggagaggtgggaaaggggaAGTTAGATTTGATCTGCACCAGGATGTGTGTGCCAGGAACAGAACCTGGCACATGCAAGGTGTGTGAGCACATCCCCCATAGGTGATATCTATATTAAATAAGcatcaaagaaaattttatatttacttcCCATTGAACTTTTGGATGAAATAACAAAACTACCTGTTCAAGTTTTAGGCTCaagggattttttaaattttgagtatTCCAAATTAATTTCTATGTCCTGAGAATATTTTTTGAGACGTCATCtgtatatagtcctggctgttgaggaactcattatgtagatcaggttggcctcaaactcacagagatctgcctgcctctgcctactgagtgctgggattaaaggcatgctccagcATTGTCCAGATCAACTAGAGTTTCGTTAAAATCTATATTATACCTTTTAGAATGTAGCTATTTTTTCCTAATGGttacatatattaatatttcaTCTATATCATGTCTTTTGCTCAAGGATAAAGTCACCTAAATTTAAGAATATCTAGGAAATGAATAACTACACTCCTTTATTATAGTACACAGTGTTTCTCATACTATTTATTAAGTGCTCAAAGTACTAAATGGTAAATGATAATTATTTCTTCAAGGGACTAATAATTTACTCAATTTTGATTTGTCATTATTCCCTTACAGGAAGTATAATATTGAGCTAGGAGGCTTTACttaacatgtatatgtgtgtatcaggTGTGTGATGTCTGGACAGTGAGCCCCAAagattcatctgtctctgcctccctagtagaGGGATTAAAAGATCATGctagtgctgggcagtggtggcacatgcttttaatcccagcacttgggaggcagaggcaggaggatctctgtgagttcaaggccagccaaggttgttacagagagaaaccctatctcaaaaaaccacaaaaaaaaagaaagaaaaaagaaagaaaaagaaaaaaggaaagatcaTGCTAGCAAACTTGGCTCTTTCccttgggttctggagatcaaagtcaggtcctcacgcttgcataccaactgagctctctctctccaaggCCTCATTATAATTTCTTAGGTGTGTTCATTgtaattttttataattataattgtaGTTTTTCCACTTATGAttcttattgtattttcttttcttacagcAAAGTATCCAGAGATAAAATCCTTGATGAAACCTGACCCCAACCTCATCTGGATCATAACTCTGATGGTTCTCGTCAAGCTGGCTTCATTTTACTTAGTGAAAGACCTGGACTGGAAATGGGTCATATTTTGGGCCTTTGTCTTTGGTACCACCATTAACCACTCAATGACTCTGGGGATCCATGAGATTTCTCACAATTTCCCATTTGGCCACCACAGGGCGCTGTGGAACCGCTGGTTTGGAATATTTGCTAACCTTCCTATTGGGGTTCCATACTCGATTTCTTATAAAATGTACCACATGGATCACCATCGATACCTTGGAGCTGATGGCATTGATGTGGATGCTCCTTCTCACTTTGAAGGCTGGTTCTTCTGCACCACTTTCAGGAAGCTTATGTGGGTTGTTTTTCAGcctttgttgatttttcttcGACCTTATTTTGTCAACCCCAAACCAGCTACTTATCTGGAAACTATCAATAATGTGGCCCAGATCACTTTTAACATTATAATTTACTATGTTTTTGGAATTAAATCTTTAGTCTACATGTTGACAGCCTCCCTGCTTGGCATGGGTTTGAACCCAATTGCTGGGCATTTTATAGCTGACCATTACATGTTCTTAAAGGGGCAAGACACCAACTCATATTATGGGCCTCTGAACTTTCTCATGTTCAATGGGGGCTACCATAATGAACATCATGACTTCCCTAGTATTCCTGGAAGCCGCCTTCCACAGGTAAGTGAAATTTTGatttattgttttagtttttgatcATTATATGATCCAAATTAGTCTTcacttgctcatttttttttttttcgagacagggtttctctgcgtagctttgtgcctttcctggaactcacttggtagcccaggctggcctcgaactcacagagatccgcctgcctctgcctcccaagtgctgggattaaaggtgtgcgccaccaccgcccgactttcacttgctcatttttaaagaaaacttggtaTATAGTATCAAACaaaaattcacttaaaaaataaagcataatgTATATCCAATGTCTGACAACCTAATTTTACTAAAGTTCAGTCTCTTGGATTCTTACATTTGGCCATTAAAATTAGGATTCAGAAGTGTTACAAGATGTGCAAAACTTATTACTTGGTAAAATAACTCAATGGGTTATAAAAAGAAGACATGCAGTTGGAAGGAAAATTTGGCAGGGTCAGGCCTGGTAAGACTAGGGGATTGATATTATCAAATATGctgcatacatgtataaaactctcaaagaattaaataaaaagcatccATCTTAACAAAAGCCCATCAGATCAGCATGATGAACGGGTGTTCATTCTACAaaggaatttgatttttttaattgagttattttaCCAAGTAATAAATTTTGTACATCTTCTAACACTTCTGAATCCTAATTGTGTGTGTGATCTGTAGACTGTCCTTATTCATGAAGAACTGCAGGGAGTCTGAAGGACCATGAGCAAAGGTGTTGCCCTTTGGCTGGTTCAGTATTTTGTCCGTCTGTCTGTCAGACCCTCACCTGTCATCTTGAGGCCTCAATGATACTCACGGTTCACCTTGCTGTGTTTTTTCACTTTCAGGTGAGGAAAATAGCAGCTGAATACTACGACAAACTCCCCCATCACGACTCCTGGGGGAAAGTCTTGTATGATTTTGTGATGGATGACACACTGAGTCCCTACGCCAGGGTGAAGAGGCTTCCAAAAGGGAACGAGGTTCTGGAGTAAAAATcaccagagccaaagaaaaccCTCTCCAAagctttattattataaatgataTGTGGCAATATCTCCCCACCCTGCCTCTCTCACTGGTAATTATCTTAGGGCATCATACATGCGCAGCAAGAGCTCCGCCAAtgagctctgtccccagcctGATTTGGCCTGCTTAAACTTGGACCAGTGATGGTCAGAAGCTGTCTCGCTGCAATTTAAAATCAGATTTCTATGATATCATGAATTCACTCTGGTTTTCAGTCGGCCTGACTGTTACAGTGCTCACCTCCGCTTACAGGGCATTTGCTTATTGAATTATATCATTCCTGGTGGTGTCTTTATCTATGTCTATCACTTTGTAAGCACATCATGAATTGCCTACCTTATGACAAGATTTTTAccattaaattttactttaataaaaaaGCTAACCAAGTGCACTATGAATCAAAAtgcatttactgtttttttttttttaaatttccctgtCTTTTCTCTATGTTAGATAGTTACACTAGTACTTGGGGAAACTTAACTATAAATTTCCTTCCCATAAAAAGGACTAGAAAGTCTCAgagagcatggtggtacatacccaTAGTCTTAATGTGGCTCCAGGAAGGCTGGGCAGGAGAATCACTTGGTGCCCTCTTGAATCTACATACTTGTACCTCAAGCATTTTACCCACccagccatttccccagtcctaTTCCTTCTGTTCCCAAAGGCTCAGAGAGCAGTGCATGCGTATCTTGGGGAAATGACCATTCTGCTTCAATTTAACAACATCATTTCCTTTCAATATGCACATTGGAAAGGGAATGGTCTGTTCCTcatcaaaaggaaaaggaaaatgaggatCCAAAATATGAAGTAAATTCTTTCAGGTTGGCCAGCTTCCTCTTACAGTGGTGGGGAACTAGAACTGGATCTAGTCACCCTTGTTCTAAGTTTAAAGCTTGTCTACTGTCTATAATGACACCCTTCAGTTATATATCCACAAAGAGCCCCCTTGCTTGCGTATAAAAGAAGGGGTTAGGAAGTGGTGTCTTTAGTTGGAAACTGGGTGTCTAACGCTGAGACAGAATTTCAGTAATTTGGAAGAAAATCATTCACAGTGATGGCTGGTTCCTCCACTCTCCTGTCATCTCACATTCCAGGGGATGCAGCAagctgtttctgcctccagcttGGGCTTTCAGAAATAAGGAAAGccgaggaggaaagggaagccaggcatggcacatacatgcacatcgCACACATATCCCCATACTCGTGATGGGCAACCTTGCAGCATCTGGCTCATGCCTCCCTCTTACACACTGTGTCCTCCCCTCCCTACTCACTGCTGTGGGCCAGCCCCAGCACATTCCTTTGTTCCATGCTCAAGACAGCTGCAAATTAGGGCCTCCTCCACTCCCTACTCACTGCTGTGGGCCAGCCCCAGCACATTCCTTTGTTCCATGCTCAAGACGGCTGCAAATTAGGGCCTCCTCCACTCCCCCTGTACTGCTTCCAATACAGCCAGCTCCTTCCCTATCCATCCTCAGCTCTCAGCTCAAAGGCCTCCTCTTCGAAAAAACCCTTTCCTATGCAATTGCTTAATTTTTCAGGTTTACTAAAACCAACCCTGAGACAAAATCAGGGTAAAGTGGCTTCCCTGGAGTGTTACCTTAGGGGAAGGGTGAGGGAGTGGGAAGCAGGTCAGAAAAGTAAGAGGAGTACGGGCAAAGGAAGCAGTAGGGACCACAGCGCAACCGGGCTGGAGCAACCAGGCATGGGGAAGAAAGCCAGTGGGCAAGGGAAGCTGGTCCCCTCCCTGACTCCTGGGACAATTCATGGACAGCCTCGCCGATGGCAATCCTTCTGCTCTTCACGGAATTGTACATTCACTGTGTGTTCTCCTTTCTCCGCACATTACAGGAGTTTTAAGTCTCTCCTAGCAGTAAGGAAGCAGAGTAGCACACCGATCAGCTTCAGCCGCTCTTCACTAAGGGCTAGTCTTGGGCTCTTGAGTCTCTGTAATGTGGAAAGGACAGAGGAAGTTCTTAGGCGAGGGGACTCATGCCAACGGCCTTTACACTAAGGGTCACTGTCCTGAGTGGATGGGTAGACAGGAGAGGAGGTGCTGACCAGAAACTGCTGCCTCACAGGTGTTACACCGCCTCTACCAAATCACTCTCTACCCCAAGTCTTAGGGGACTAATGAGGGCCTCCCTGCTCAGTGTGGAAGAGGACCCTGATATGCCTGGAAAGGAAGGAGATCTGGAAAGTGACATTCAGAGTCTAAGGAACGTGCCCACAGTCAGATAGCGCTAAGGCTTGCCAACatcgcccccacccccagcctttaaGGAGGCAACActatcaaaaaaaattaaaaggtagctgggcatggtggcacacacctttaatcccagcactccggaggcagaggcaggcggatctctgagtttgaggtcaccctggtctacataatgagttccaggaaagccaggggttatgcagagaaaccctgtctgaaaacaatataaaaacaaaaattaaaggctATAAAATTTGGGGCTGAAGGGATGACTAGGTGGTTGAGAACACTGActagtcttccagaggtcctgggttcaattcccagccctcacatggtggctaacagccatctgtaactcctgttccaggggttcaacaacctcttctggcctctgcaagcactgcATACATGAGGTGCATAGACatttatgcaggcaaaacactcatagacattaatctaagaaaaaaagagttatttTAAAAGGGGGTAAGACATCATCACAAGAtatgaacacagagagagagaccttctgtGCTCTTAATGTTGCTATTTCCTGGCTTGAGTTAGCTCAAGAAAGGAGGGAGTGTGAGGAGCTAGGCACAGACTGGCCCACTCAGGTTCTGAGGAGCCATTTGTTAGAACTCTTTACTTCGTCCTTCTGTTGCTAACGTTAGTCACAGAAAGGCTGCGAAGTCAACTATGAACACACTGACGAAGGGCCAGCCGAACGCTGCAGCATTGGCGGTTGCTGTTTCTTCTGGTCGGATGGGCTGAGGTGATTACTTTCTATCAGGACATGTGGAAGAGCTTCCTGTTCCGTTTCTCCTCACCCCTTGCCTCATGCGCACAACCTTATCCCAAGAAGGGAAAGGGCTTTGGGCGGAAATCCCTGCGCGGGCATCCCGCTTGTGACTTGCTTTGGCTGTCACGGTCCCCCGGCTCTCCGACAGCTGCTTTGACAGGCCGCCCGAAACACAGGGGCGCCTGCCAGCCTCATTCTAGGCTGCGCCCTGACAGCCCTTCTCGAGCCCCACTGCAGGACAGCTTGGTGGTCTGAAAGTCACcgtcctgtccctgcctccccatctcccctttgTGGCAGGCTACTCCAGTAGAGCGCCATGGTCGTGGGAAGACTGATGAGCAGGGAAGACTATTAGTCACTCGGTTTGGCAGCTGGCTTTGTAGTTCTCCGACTGGGAAAGTGCGGACCATGCCCCTGGCTTCACTGTGTCCAGTCGCTTGTTTTACCAGCAGTTCTAGTAGCCACACTGCGAAGCAGGAACTCCTCTGCCCTAGTCAACACCTCTGCCTGGGAGCAGCAGATAACAACGTCTGGCATTGTTCCCAGGGACCTTCAAGGTAGCTCAGGCTGTTTGAAGCCACCCACTCCTCAAGGAGGTGCCTTCACTGGATGAGTTCTGCGTCACCTCTGGAAGCCAGCTCAGCCATTATCTAGCAAAGCTCCTCAGAGGCacgtctctcttcccttcccttccttctggtCTTTTCCCCAGTCCAGACTATGCACTTCTGTTGTCACGCTGGctttgttttttataataaaaagaattattttttcttttcttttcttttctttttttttccgacaaggtctcactacctagcccaggctggcctggaggtgGTGACCTTCCAGCCTCCGACTCACCAGGAATGGGATAACTGGTACCACCCCGTGCTCCCATTCTTCTTTGTAACATACATGTCCCTAACTCTAGTCCTAGGGGGCTGACTTGGGACTTGGGGCTCTCACCTCCTTACATATTCACCGATGTAACTCTTTCCAAACCCCAAATGTTGACCATTGGAACCCAATGTTCAAAGTGCAACATTCCTCATAGTGGGCAACAGGGCCTCCCTCCCCCCAGTGATGGAATTATAACAAACATGGCTGCAATAATACCTGAGGAGAACCAACTTGAAAAGAGGACATGCTGGATCTGGAGCGGAGCTCTAGAGGTGTTCAGCCCATGGGAGGTTTTCCCTTGCTTTCTGCTACTGGGGGCTCATTGGCTTTGGCACCCTAGCAGACACCTTCCAACTCAGCAGGAGCCAAAGGGGGAGAGGACAAGAACAACAACCGTCTCCAGTGACCCAGCTCCCATCCCTACAGACCTCACTTCTTCAATAAACACCTGTAAGCTGGTCTTCATGGGTCAAATCTATTATCCAATTATTCAGTGTCTGAGACAGGATGATCTCGTGTTCAAGATTTCCTGTGCTGTAGAAGGAACTCAAGGGCATTCTAGACAAAAAAATGGGGTTCCTGAGGCTAGGAATATTGCTCAATGGTAGATCACTTGTCAAACACCCTTAAGGCCCTAGTTTTAATACCAGtatcataaataaatgaataagcaaatatTTGTGGCCCATTGACTTAGAGTCTTTTGGGTATATTCCCAGGAGTGGTATTTTGCTCTAGGTTTAAACATGAATGTattgtataattttatattgCTAAATGTATAGCTGGAAACTGTGGGAGTTCTACTTTTagttatctgtttttttttaacacacgCTAATCTTCATAGTTGCTTCACTAATTACAATACACACAAGTGTgtgggtgcctatggaggccagaagagcggctcagatcccctggagctggagttacagggggttcTGACCCAgccaatgtgggtgttgggaactgaattactgtcctctgtaagagaacaagtgctcttaaccactgagccatctctccagcccttgttttcttaatgatattctgactggggtgagatcgAACCTCAATATAGCCTTGATTTACAATTTCCTGATGTCTAAGCATGTTGAGCCTTTATTCATGATTTTCAGCCATTTTTAtgcatttcatcttttgagaaatgtctattcatTTCATTAGTCCATTAATCAACTGGATTCTTTGTGggaatattttgatatttaaaaatttaaatactctACATATTAATCCCCTATCAGATATACAGTTGATAATTTTCcctcccattctataggctgtctctTCACTCAGCTGTTTCCTTTGTTGTGAGGCTTTTAAAGTTTATGCAATCCCATTTGTCAATGCATGCTTATTATTTTCTGAGCTATTAGAGCCTTTTCAGAAAGAACTCACTATGCCTATATCTTGAAGTGTTTTGCTTATGTTTTCCTCTAGTAATgtcagtttcatttttattttttactctagCTAAGAGTTCTAACATTATATTAAATAAGAGTCAAGAGAGGAGACACCAGGAATGTCTCATtactattttagagaaaaatgcttttttattttaccttcattTACCATATTTTTTGACTATAGATTTACCACACTAGTGGTACATTACTTCTAAATTCAGGGTTTTTAATCATGAAGGGGATGATCATCTTTGTTAAAGGTCCTTTCTGCATCTATTTGGATGACCATAagacttttctctattttttaatgctgcatatttcatttttaatttgcatatgttgaac
This genomic interval carries:
- the LOC102928569 gene encoding sphingolipid delta(4)-desaturase DES1-like; translated protein: MGSRVSREDFEWVDTDEPHAQRRREILAKYPEIKSLMKPDPNLIWIITLMVLVKLASFYLVKDLDWKWVIFWAFVFGTTINHSMTLGIHEISHNFPFGHHRALWNRWFGIFANLPIGVPYSISYKMYHMDHHRYLGADGIDVDAPSHFEGWFFCTTFRKLMWVVFQPLLIFLRPYFVNPKPATYLETINNVAQITFNIIIYYVFGIKSLVYMLTASLLGMGLNPIAGHFIADHYMFLKGQDTNSYYGPLNFLMFNGGYHNEHHDFPSIPGSRLPQVRKIAAEYYDKLPHHDSWGKVLYDFVMDDTLSPYARVKRLPKGNEVLE